Genomic segment of Paenibacillus sp. FSL R5-0623:
TTCTTCTCATGTCCTTCAATCTGCTTCTTCAATCTATTCACGCTCCTATGTACCTTAGTATGGGGATGCTTTACTTAGTCAACCTAGTCACTTCTCTTCATAACCAAAACCTAAATTTGCCATAATAATCAATATTCTACCATGTTGTACTAGGCTATTGGTATTATTTTTCGTCCATCCCCATCACTTCAAGGCGTGCACCCCTCCTTCCATAGACCCACTTCATTCGCCTAAAACACAAAAAAAGGCCATGAATCCGCAGATTCATAGCCTTATGCTTTAAGGGTGTGGTCTTTCTTATGATATTGAAAAATGAACTCACTCATAGAATAAACCATATCATTCCATTTGATCAACCTTTTTTATTTCATTCAGCTTTATTTTCCGTTTAATTCCTTGTAGGATGCTTCCAATTCCGTGATCAATTGATCACCACCGGCTTTTCTCCAGCTTGCGATTTCCTGCTCCCAACCTGCATCATCGATTTTACCCATAATGTACTTGGTCTGCGCATCCCAGATCATCTGATCCAGCTCCTGACCACGCTCGGTATAGATTGCCGAAGACAAGGTGAGTGCCGGATTGGCAATGGCGTACTGCTCATTCTCACGCGCCATCTTTGTACCTTTCATACCAATCGGAACATCAACCAGTTCAGGCACATTATAACCTTCAATGCTTAATAAATTATCCCGATATGGCTTCACTTCACGCTGATAAGCGTCAAAATCCTTAAGTTCGGTTTTCCCATCAGCAGTCTTGGTGTAGTGCACATCGAGCAATCCACGGAGCTGCAACGCACTTAATTCCTCATCCATCAACTGATCCAGGAACGTGAGAACCTGCTTCAATTGCTCCTCATCCGTAACGGATGCCTTCGGGATGACCAGCATTCCGTAGTTCCCTGGTTCTCCGGCGATGCGAATACCATCGGTTCCCTGGAACGGAGCCACATCAATTTCTCCATCCGGAGCGTTAGGTGTAAGCCGCTGCTGAGAGGACTTTCCGTTCTGAGCCACACCATTCAGCTTCATGCCAACCAGGCCTGAATCCATTTTTTTGTCCGCATCAGAAGGGTCTAGGGCAGGGAAATCACTATTAATCAGTCCCTCGCTGAACAGTCGCTTGAAGAGTTTCATCGTATCCACGTATTCCGGGGTCAAGAAC
This window contains:
- a CDS encoding extracellular solute-binding protein, which translates into the protein MSPKGPMSRLGGIVVIGAMSAGLLAGCGGEKAPAAGEGKLPISISLMQVGDIPAKENGIEKKIEEYTNTDVNVQWIPQSAFDDKVNVMVASGEMPTIMRVNYVPTTFNAAKTGLFWELGPYLKDYKNLSAQSEAYFNNIKIEGKVYGIPNFRDIGRTAIVYRKDWFDTLKLDIPKTLDDWYEVMRSIRKDDPDGNGKEDTYGALLFKKYNEGVSSPLTRIAVSIGGVNKWGVDDAGKLTPEFLTPEYVDTMKLFKRLFSEGLINSDFPALDPSDADKKMDSGLVGMKLNGVAQNGKSSQQRLTPNAPDGEIDVAPFQGTDGIRIAGEPGNYGMLVIPKASVTDEEQLKQVLTFLDQLMDEELSALQLRGLLDVHYTKTADGKTELKDFDAYQREVKPYRDNLLSIEGYNVPELVDVPIGMKGTKMARENEQYAIANPALTLSSAIYTERGQELDQMIWDAQTKYIMGKIDDAGWEQEIASWRKAGGDQLITELEASYKELNGK